GTCACTAATTGCATGAATTAAGTACCCACCTGGTTTAGGTGCTGCTCACCTACACAATTAATACCCCCAACAAATACCATGTTTGGCATTAGTGGTCGAGGGTAATCAAAAACGAAGTCAGTTTTCATCAGCCAAACGGACGTCTGACTGTAAAGCTGCAGAATGGTCATTTCCCTGTGCAGGAACTCTGAGGCTAGTTGGGCATAGGGGGAATAGAGAAGATTACAGAGAAAGGTATCCACTGGCCACAGCAGAGCGTTCTTTAGCCTTTGTGGAAAGCTCATGTGGTCAGTATTCCCAGTGAAATGCCTGGGCACATAAGAAAGGGGACTTGGACACTGTGTGGCCAGACGGTCAATGCCACATGGAAGACCATAAAGTAAATACACAGAAGGCAGATGGAGATACTCAGCCACAATCATGCCACAAGGAAAAAAAGGATCTATTAAAGCAGCATCAAATGCAGATTCCTGGAGTTCTTGCATAATCTCCTTACTGTGCAGAAGGTGCTGGCACGCAGAGAACACTATTCCTGTGACATTGGTTATCCTTTGGtacatatttgttattttgtcCAGAAGTGGTCTCTTAGTAAACACATCATTGGCAGATTTCACCATTTGTTCTTTCAGAAGCTCCTTACTGTATGGCACCGGGTATGTCCTTAGGATGTAGTTCTCTGAAGGATGTATATGAATGTTGCTGTGAGGGGCCAGTACCACAACCtgattgcccctctgccccaagCTCTCTACAAGTATCCTCATGCTCAGCCAGTGGCTGCCATCCAAGGGTATTGCCAACAACTTCTCAGCTTCAATGAGTTGGACACGACCCAAGAAAAGAAGCGCAAAGACCCTGTATACTGAATACTCCAGAGTGCACAGTAGTCTCATGGTTTCAGAGCAGCCTTCCCTTGGGAAAGCCAGCCTTGCTATAAAAACCTGGTATGTCTATAAGTGATGTTGTTCCAAGGTACTGATCATACTATTAATGATTACAGATCTTCATGGGTAACCAAGGGGTTATTTCATTGAGGTTTATCTCACCTGGCTAATGTTTGCGCATGTAGATGAGACTAACTGCTCCTGTAGCAAACATACAGCTGAACTACAATTCAGGAATTGTAGTTCAAGAAACTCTTTGATACTGAGATACTTGGGTGTGACTTGGAATGTAAGCTTCCtagacaacttttttttactaagCCTACATTACCCACATACTATgtgtaagatatatatatatatggcatagaTCAAAGTGCAAACCAGAATGGTAAAGTCTATAGCACTGGAACCCTGATACATTTCTCCCAAATAATCTACTCTAGTAAATACTAAACTGTGACTAATTTATTCCTAGGTACAGTTTTACTGAGCCTTTCAACTATTTATTTTCAGAGCACTCATTTATGACCTATGCCCCAATCTGCAAAGgacactgggggaagggggggcaaaatgttaggtttttccccaggctggtgttcctgttagaaGAGAACCGTACCAGTCTGCAGAAACAACTGCCTGAGGTAATGTAATGAGGAACATTTATTATTTCAGGTTTCGTTCTTCTTTAAGAGAGagttggatgatttcttgaaaaagcataatatccaaggctgtgatactaaaatttacaattaatattgatgttagtatatatggtttatgtatgtgagtgtatagataggtcagtgtgggtctgtatgtgagtgtatagataggtcagtatgggtctgtatgtgagtgtatagataggtcagtatgggtctgtatgtgagtggatagataggtcagtatgggtctgtatgtgagtggatagataggtcagtgtgggtctgtatgtgagtgtatagataggtctgtatgtgagtgtatagataggtcagtatgggtctgtatgtgagtggatagataggtcagtatgggtctgtatgtgagtgtatagataggtcagtatgggtctgtatgtgagtggatagataggtcagtatgggtctgtatgtgagtgtatagataggtcagtatgggtctgtatgtgagtggatagataggtcagtatgggtttatgtatgtgagtgtatagataggtcagtgtgggtctgtatgtgagtgtatagataggtcagtgtgggtctgtatgtgtgctgggtttacttggaagggttgaacttgaactttggtctttttttaacccaacctAACTCTGTAACTAAGCATTTTTTATTGTGGGTGCACTTAAACAACAGAGAAAATATATTTCAGGAACAATAACTGAATCCTGGAAAATAAATTCCAGCTGTACAATAGCATGGTAAATATCATGCAAATCCTTAagcctaggggcagatttatcaaaatgtgaatttagagctcaatacataaaaactcacccatgttgtattcattcctatggggtttttagaagcgaatttatcaatgggtgagagttagaactcaccatttgataaatacacctctaaaaaacccctaggaatgaatacaacgtgggtgagtttttatgtattgagctctaaactcacattttgataaatctgccccgtagtGTATGTTTTTCTCTGCTGTCCGATAGAATGGACCTATCATTAATTCATAATGACAGATCATTCTTGGTTCTATATATTTTACTGCAGAAAACGCAGGGGGCCCAGTTACAGGCCAAACCAGTCATGAAGCACTCAGAATACATTGTTACTCACATGGGGTAATTTCTCCTTCTCCTTGCAAGTATCTCCTCCTATAAAAATCATATTTGGCATCACAGGCTTAGCAGATTCCACCACAAAATCATATCTGAAGAGCCATAATTCGGCCTGACTAAAAACCTGTAGAATGTTTATGTGCTTGTGCAGAAATTGGGAAGCCAGCCTTGTGTACTCTGCCTTTATTTCCTGGCAAGCAATGTATTCCAATGACTCAGCTAGAAGGCTTTTCATTCGCTGGGTAAAGTCCATCTGACCATAATGCTGGTAGGGAGATTTTGGGCACTGAGTGGCTGTGTACTCCCATCCACATGAGAATCCTGGCATTACATAAATGGATTTAAGGGACAGGTGCTCTGCAAGAACCGGGCCACAGGGGAACCAAGGATCCATGATGGCGGCATCAAACAAGCTTCTCTCCAAGTATCTGATTAGTTCTAGGTCATCTAGTAGATGCTGACAGGTGTTACAAAGAACAGATGTTGTATATTTCCACCTTCTGTACTCTGTGCTAATAGCTTCCAGAAAACTACTCATCTGGAACAGTGGTTCTGTGGGTTCTAAATAAATCTGGAAGCCGGAATCAAGGGCAGGGACCGTATATGTCTTCACAATAAAGTCTTCAGACAAATGGGAAATGTCATTATTCTTGGGTATCACCACAACAATCTCGTGCCCGTTCTTCTTTAGTTTATTTACCATTGAGTGCATGTCCAGCCAGACATTGGTGTCCTGTGGGATAACTAGCACTTTCCCACCCTCGGACAGTCCAGGGAGTTCCAGCAAGCAAACGACCCCAAATCCAACAAGTAACAGGAATAAAGGAGGCATTTTCAGAAGAAATCTGTAACTATGTCACCGCTGTATCATTAGTGTAGTTCTCTGATCCAAAAAGGTCTCACCAAGAACGGTAGCTTGGTTTCACTAACCAATCAGATCTATTCATATTATCTTAGTTTCAACCACTGAAAACAGCACACCCTTGCGTGATAACATTATCAGTCCTTGCATACAAAATATATCTGCTTTTAGCCAAGGCATTGTTAGCAATAGAAAAATAATCTACATgtcaaaatattcatatttaagcATTGGGTTTATGGTGTAAAGGTTTTCTCATTAGTAACACAATGGAATACAGGGAAAGCAAACACCACCTGGTGTGATTCATGCATTATGAACTACTATGAAAGTAGTAATATCAAAATGCACAGACAGAATACAAACAACTATTTAAACCTTGGGACAAAAATGTGAATACAGTCTTACACTATAAATGATAGTGCAACAGTAAAAGGgagcagtttttatttatttacagcaaGAAATAGTGACTAGAAAGCTAAATTCTTTGTAaactgtgtgtgttagtgtggtATTAGGTCTTTGGGACGTGTGTTAAAGGGtaacaaaaaggttaaaatgctaTGCTGTGTGTAATGTATATTTTAATCAATAGATGGCAGCAGAAAGTTTCAAATATAAAGAAGCACTTTGGTGCAATTTAGTACAATAAATGGAATATTCATTTGTTGTCCTAGAATTTACTCAATGGGggtcaattatttaaaaaaaatgaaaactgcgactttttgGTTATGTTGCATGAAAAGTCCAGCGTCAGAAAACgctgaaaacctctaaagccacaaagcaaatgggatatctgccattgacttctacatgatattgacaggttttagatggtgatGGCTTTGTTGCATAATAGACAACAACAAAATCaagtttttgtgtaaaaaaaaacccaaaccaaaaaaattgagcataagtaaatgcccccctaagtgcTATAATTATGAATATAACCCATTACAAGCAGCTACATGGTgtatttagacttttttttaacataagacTAATGCTAAAAGCTTGCGGCTGGCCTAGGCTTCTATTAAAGGTACACGGTATTTGTGAAATATATATCAGTCAAATAATTCTCCTATCCATTATAGCCTTATAACTTCCACCTCAACGATTAACCATGCAAGAAAATCTACCAttaataaaatgtgtaaaaataatggGTATGGGGAAATGTAAATCAATCTCTACCACTATAACCACAGAAAGTCAGACAGCTCTCAGATCAATGACGTGCAAATGAAGTGAGAATGGAAGGGGCAAGGACAGGAGCACATGGTGTCTGCGCTGCCTTgaaaaatatgatgtgattggactGGGAGCCAGGGAAAGCCTCACATAGTATAACGACACATAGCAAATAAAGCACTATGAGCAGACTCAACAAATGATCGTCCTCTGCTAGAAGAAATAAACAAACTCCATATACTATTCAAATCTGTGCTAATGGGGCTCTTTAGGATCCAGTTACAGCCACAACCCCTGCAACTTTGTAGCTAGGCTCCTGCCCATAAACTGTTCTCTAAGATTAATCATCTTACTACAGTGTACTAGCCCTGTCCCCTTTAGGATGATGGCACAACCCACAGTAAATCTGCACTACCACTACTGCAGGCGACTTATCTCCTGAAAGTGCTTTCCCATCAGCAATAATGTAAAcgcagcaagtccagttgatttggcTTATTACTACATACACAGACATACCATTGCCTGGATGAATTAGCACCTGCACAGGCATATTGCAACTCACTTTGGGGAGAAACCCCTCAAACTTGTATGGAAAACAGGGAAAAGGGATTCAAGAAAAACCCAGCAAGACTTATTACTACAATGTAAACAGGCATTGCTTTAGGTTTCTCAAgttgcaaggcaactttgggctacATCACAATCCCCATATAATATTGCAGGTGGAAAGAAAACTAGGGACAAAACCTCCTGTGTCCCATTGCCTTTACACTGTATCCATCTTGTAAAACTCTCAAAATATTTTAGGCCTTGATTCTGGTCTTCCTAGCCATGCCCAGACCATCATCCACCCAAAACCCTCTCCACTTCCTAGGATCCTGTTTGGGGTAAGTGGTTCAAGACTGCAAGGGCAATTAAAGTGCATAGGAATATGTTGTGTTattgtagggatcccaagatttgggccccttaggttcggttcccctttagacaggcactagagcaggggtcgggaacctttttggctgagagagccataaacaccacatattttaaaatgtagttctgtgagagccatacaatatgtttggccgcggatgctgcggggcaaggtagggtgggtcccaaggatgccggatgcgtatgcgatgcagaggagggtgtggcctgcgttCGGCGGATAAAAggcgtgttctaaggcttagaacacgtcttctatccgcagaGCGCAGGgccaaggtagggtgggtcccaaggatggcaGATGCTatgcggaggagggtgtggcctgcgctcggtggatagaagacatgttctaaggcttagaacacgtcttttatacgctgagcgcaggccacactccccgttttttttttttatttaagatttggcagcgagccagatgcagccatcaaaagagccacatctggctcccgagccataggttccctacccctgcattagagggtggccttatgggttatggacacctaaaggtggtactagttgtttatgtgtgaaaagggagtttccctgtagttctaatagcaaccactagatggtcgtgtgctgcaatataaaaagggataaCACACACCATGTGTAAGGTCTTTTGTCTTGGGACCCCTCTCTGTAAGAGGTTAGCCACAGGCTTCAGTTAGAGAGTTCAGATAGAttatgttatagtcactctaggagtgaaaggttagacagagtatctagaaagggcagtctgaagcccctctGAGGAGATAGTGAGGTTAAGCATTACTGGCCGGAGTTCAGGTAcactaagtggccagctcaggtggaagctagggaccacagaaagGAGATTTGCCTAGTAAGAGAAAATAAGagaactgcctggtaagcaaccaccccaagggggggcaaggtcccgggagttgcagggagtccctacgTTGGAGGACTACACAGAGTAACTtaagagaagtttcccagggaggggagttacagttcaacctgcCTCTACCCTGGGTTGTGGCACGCCAAGTAAAAGCATACCTGCTGAACCATGTAAGCGGGGGCACAGGGCTCTTGTAGCgccacatacatactgtacacctGTGTGTTAGAAGTTAAGCCTTAGCCAAAAGTTGGCTACATTATAataaacattataataataataaattgatgAAACAACACTCAGTAAGAAGCCTTAGAGCAGCACCATTACTGTCACAGTGATACACATTTGAATAGTGTGTATGACAGTTAAGCTGAGTATGCTAGGCCAGGGCCAACTGGAAGGCTTTCTTTATACGTTCCCTGTTGCAGGGGGGTGGGTATCAGCTGAGACACCTGCTGGAGAATGCTGCAGGCAGAATGCTAAATACActtatgtaatatgtatgtatgctCATATGTGGTCTTTTAGCAGCAACCAGAACTGCGCCAGTTTaccttaagggcaatgacacactaaGCGATATATGTGATATATGTGGCGCAGCTACTTGAAGTTTTCTCAAAAGGCAACTTCAGGCCACATCACAAAGCCAAAGTGACACATAAATTTCCCCACTGGTGATtcacattattgccggtggggAAACATATGCAGGTTAGTCGCCCATGGGTAGAGGAGATTTAAGAGGCAGTGCTACAGAGTTGTGATTGTGTGTGAGAGTACATATGACATTTGAtctgtgtatctgtatgtgtgagtgtgcaGCTAAGGTGCATGTATGTGCTTCTAACTGCCTGTGTATGAGACATGATGTACCCAAGCAGTGGGTGAAAGATCAGCCTCACTGTGTGAGTTCAGTTGAGTGTTGAATGAGTTCATCTGAGTTGTGCATTGGTTTATGAGTTACTCTGAGTGATATTATGTGTGTGATGAAGTTGAATGAGCCATGTGGGATACCATTAAATACTACATGAGAGTTCAGCAGGGTTCAGGAGCTTGTGCTGAAGGTCATGTTGCAGAGTACATTCTATCTGTATTACCTTTCCCCTACAGTTCAATCTCTGCATGCTAGAAAATGCATTACAGATTAGCTGAATTCATcctgtatgtatatctatatatatgcttCATTTTGTCGCTTTCTAATGGCAGCCATTCCGACCCAGCTGACATCCATAACCTCCACATACAAGAAACACATAAATACTGTAATATCATATCCTTTACAGGTTCATTTGCCAACACCAGGCCATGCTATGAGCTTTAATGCATGTAGTCATCTGCTGCAACAAGGTTATCCATCCAATTAGATTGTGAGCCCTGTGAGGCAAAGGCCTCCTTCCTCTTATCTCTTTAACACTTAGCATTCAATAATGACTGTAACTGGATTTTGTATTAATTTACACTCCGTTTTATTGACCCCTGTCTGTTCTATTAATAGACAGGTTgtgatataaatacaaatatacatacatatcccCAGCCACCAGTTTTGCATTGCAAGACTCCTTACAGGGCAGGGAGGATGGGGGCTAAGAGTCTATAGGTGGGCATGTCTTAAAAGCATCACCCAAACAGGGCCAGCCCTCTGGTCTATAAAAGATTATAATGAGGATGAGTGGGGGGACAGCCCTAGACTCAGGGACTCTCAAATGCCACTGTTGATGCCCTGGTCTGACAGCTACACATTAGAGACCACGAGTCCCACTGGCCACTCCTAATGCTACTCCTCCATCCCACCAGCCATATTCACTTCTTTAACTGGGCCAAGACATTGTGATTTAACCTGCAGACACATTTCTATTGGTAGGGGCAGCATCAGAccggggtacccagggtacagaACAGAGCTATCAACCCCCCTTATTTTTTCAGGATTACCTGATTTTAGCTTGTCTCCTGATTCTTGCCGAATCTCCTGTATTCCTTGTTAAATTCACCCCTGCCCACCGCCTCTCTGCTTTGCATCATATCACTTTGCTGCACTGCTTACTGCCAAATATTAATCAGTCTGCACCTCTGGGGTAGAAAACTAAAGATTGCCATGTGTTCCACAATGGAATGCACAGACATCTTTAGTTTTCTTTGAATCATACCAAAGTTGCGTGTGGATGGCTGGCttgtgggcaggcagcagggccGAACAGGAacaggcccaccaggatttttcccagtgcaaccaggtacaagtagcagctacaaatCCCCACATTTCACAGTAGCCAAAGTACACTATGAGGTGACTATTTTTAAATGTTGGTTTTCTTATATGGTACTGTAGCATGTCTATTACAAAACAGAGAAACAACATATTCGTTAGAAAATATATGAATGACTATTCTTTACATTGAAAACATAGTTGATATTTTTCAGTTaattttcagatatttttatcattggtaaaaaaaacaacccacTCACCTGAGAAAGTGGCTTTGTCCCTGCACAGTTGATGCCCCCTATATAAACCATGTTGGGCATCACGGGTCTTGGATGATCAAAGACAAAATCAACTCTCATGAGCCAGACAGAGGTTCTGCTGAGCAGCTGTATAGCAGTCACCTCTCTCTGTAGGAATTCGGAGGCCAGATGTTCCCACCCTCGAAATGCTGCCCCACAAAGAATAGGCTCAGCCAAGCTGAGCAGTGTATTCCCCACGCGCTGTAAAAAGTTCATCTTATCTGAGTTCTGGGTGAAGTGCCTGGGCACATAGGAAAGGGGGCTGTCACACTGTGCACTTATATAATCATACATACAAGGAATCCCTCTTAGAAAATGAACAGAAGGGATCCCAAGGTGCTCTGCAAGGATTACACCACAAAAAAACATTGGGTCATTAAGCACCGCATCAAACTTCTCCTCCTGCAGGTTCCGGATAAACTGCTTGTTGTGCAACAAACTCTCACACATGCTATTTATCATATGTTGAACACCCATTATACTATTATAAGAATTAAGAACCATCTCAATGAGAGAAGAAGCGGTGAACTGAGAACCAACCAACTGCTGCAGGCGTTCATGGATATCTTGGTTGCTGTAGGGGGTGGAGAAATTCCTCAAGGTGTAAAGATTAGAGTCAAACTTCACTATGCTGCTCTCTGGCTTCACAACTATAATCTCATGCCCATTCTGTGCCAGCCTCTCCACCACGGAGCTCATACTGAGCCAGTGGCTGCCATCCATAGGCACTACCAGAAGCTTCCCCCCCTCAGTCACAGAGAGAGCTCCCAGGCAGAAGAGCAGCCCAACAGCAGCATTAGAAGATGCCAACAGCTCCATTTCTTAGCATGAATGGGTGACATTATGCCTCTGTGACTATTTTATACCTTCCCAAGTTAGTTAATAGTTTATCTCTAACTCATAAACCTTGACCCTGTCCTGATATTTTCAGATATGTTCACTTAATAATCACATATTTACAGATAATCTGCATGACTACTGGAATGTGGGATTGATGTCAAGAGAAAAGGAAACTGCAGTGTCATCTGTCTAAATAAACTGTTACGGCTTCAGAACATTTTCTCAACTTACAAAAATCAAAGGAACACATTAAAATAATGTTAATtaagactggcaatctgtggattatggtaaatgccagaggggctgctgtaagatgccatagaccagggatccccaaccattttcacttgtgagccacattcagatgtaaaaagtgttggtgagccacacaagtatgaaaaaagttccttgatcATGCTAAATGAGGatcgtgattggctatttggtagccccatgggggctgctggcctgcaggaggctctgcttagagtaaaactgtgtctctgtgcttccaaaacttgtcttcaagccagaaatttaaaaatgggcacctactgggagcaacatcaaagggggtagtgagcaacatgttgcccacaagccactggttggggatcactgccatagacagggACTATTAAGTGAtcgggtggggggctgtttaggcttctgtgtacctgaaatgccagggtctcttttgattcccagtccagaTTTGCCCCCTCTCAAACTGCATTATAGTATGTAAGTATATGCTTAAAGGGAGAATATAACCTAAATATAATTAAAGTTTATAATCACTTTgtttctaaataaatattatccATAAAATGCATAATTAATACTAACCACTGATAGGGCTCTTCTGCCTTAGGAGTT
The genomic region above belongs to Xenopus tropicalis strain Nigerian chromosome 9, UCB_Xtro_10.0, whole genome shotgun sequence and contains:
- the ugt1a1 gene encoding UDP-glucuronosyltransferase 1-1, which codes for MRLLCTLEYSVYRVFALLFLGRVQLIEAEKLLAIPLDGSHWLSMRILVESLGQRGNQVVVLAPHSNIHIHPSENYILRTYPVPYSKELLKEQMVKSANDVFTKRPLLDKITNMYQRITNVTGIVFSACQHLLHSKEIMQELQESAFDAALIDPFFPCGMIVAEYLHLPSVYLLYGLPCGIDRLATQCPSPLSYVPRHFTGNTDHMSFPQRLKNALLWPVDTFLCNLLYSPYAQLASEFLHREMTILQLYSQTSVWLMKTDFVFDYPRPLMPNMVFVGGINCVGEQHLNQEFEKLVNSSGEHGFVVFSLGSMVSEIPMNKAMDIAEALKSIPQKVFWRYTGKAPPNLGENTHLVKWLPQNDLLAHPKARAFITHAGSHGIYEGICNAVPMVMMPLFGDQMDNAKRIESRGAGLTLNVLHMTPEDLSNAVRAVINNPVYKENIQRMSSLHLDRPIHPLDLAVHWVEFVMRHKGAPHLRPAAHDLNWFQYYSLDVIGFLLAVLLTALFISLKCCTFVFRRCFKRNSKKQRKSKSQ